The following proteins are encoded in a genomic region of Deltaproteobacteria bacterium:
- a CDS encoding zinc-binding dehydrogenase, which translates to MRAAVMLNHKLNVETLPTPQPRPGEVLVKTLACGICGSDLHALKHTEKLVEVSQRSGGVFSMDLTRGIVMGHEFCVEVVDYGPSTKKSLKVGTRACSMPVIIQPSGVETVGYSNENPGGYGEYMRLTEGLLLEVPNGLSTDHAALTEPMAVGLHAVEMARLGKDDVPLVIGCGPVGLSVIASLRMKGVHPIVAADFSPRRRELAVAMGADVVVNPAEKSPYENWRQVAVWQDPKQAPPLPPWAVGPALRPAVIFECVGVPGVIDQIMAAAPAGTRIVVVGVCMEKDHIEPMFGINKELNLQFVLGYTR; encoded by the coding sequence ATGCGTGCCGCAGTTATGTTGAATCACAAGTTGAACGTTGAAACACTGCCGACTCCCCAACCCAGACCAGGTGAGGTACTGGTCAAAACGTTGGCATGCGGAATTTGCGGCTCAGACCTCCATGCCTTGAAGCATACGGAAAAGCTGGTCGAAGTGTCGCAACGGTCGGGAGGCGTATTCTCCATGGACTTGACCCGCGGCATTGTCATGGGTCATGAGTTCTGCGTGGAAGTTGTCGACTACGGTCCCTCGACCAAGAAATCACTAAAAGTTGGGACTCGCGCCTGTTCGATGCCCGTTATCATTCAGCCAAGTGGCGTAGAGACCGTGGGCTATTCCAATGAGAACCCTGGCGGGTACGGTGAATACATGCGACTCACCGAAGGGTTACTGCTCGAAGTGCCTAATGGTTTATCAACTGACCACGCGGCGTTGACCGAACCGATGGCAGTTGGGTTGCATGCCGTAGAAATGGCACGGTTAGGCAAAGATGATGTACCGTTAGTGATCGGTTGTGGACCGGTTGGGTTGTCAGTGATTGCGTCATTACGCATGAAAGGTGTCCATCCTATTGTCGCCGCCGATTTCTCTCCGCGACGACGAGAACTCGCTGTGGCGATGGGAGCTGACGTTGTTGTAAACCCCGCTGAGAAATCCCCCTATGAAAATTGGCGACAAGTCGCGGTATGGCAAGATCCCAAACAGGCGCCCCCACTTCCACCGTGGGCCGTCGGTCCTGCCCTCCGTCCGGCAGTGATCTTCGAGTGTGTAGGAGTTCCAGGCGTGATCGATCAGATCATGGCGGCAGCACCAGCTGGTACCCGTATTGTCGTAGTAGGCGTATGCATGGAGAAGGATCACATTGAGCCGATGTTCGGCATCAACAAAGAGCTGAACTTACAGTTTGTGTTGGGTTACACCCGTGA
- a CDS encoding CoA transferase, with protein sequence MAGNNVGLLAGYKVLDFTQIVAGPTTTKLMAEMGAEVIKVEQAPKGDPARLNPVIRKGRSAYFLQHNLGKQSLCVNLKTESGRAIVRELIPHVDVVVENYSPGVMARMGFAYKDVQPLNPRLVMCSISALGQTGPLAHLPGFDYIAQAYAGITEVMGEPGEPPVIPMAAIGDVSTGVHALAAIACALLHRERTGEGQYIDVSLLDTYIHTHDFGLQTYSASGGKAVPTRGGSHHTGMVPLGVFRGPKGTFVLIIAALDHQWRGLTKAMGRPEMATDPRFNSVRNRLKHKAALINEVEQWLLSLPDRETALTALERERVPVAPVLTIPEVLTHPHLVERGTVRPMSDPLFGNFMLPGFPFRFSTVPPPDKVTAPDLGEHNQAVLHKYLQYDDARIAQLARDGVLVTERTPRE encoded by the coding sequence ATGGCAGGAAACAATGTGGGATTGTTAGCTGGATATAAAGTCCTCGACTTTACACAGATTGTCGCCGGTCCAACGACGACCAAGCTCATGGCTGAGATGGGGGCTGAAGTCATTAAAGTCGAGCAGGCGCCGAAAGGCGATCCGGCTCGGCTAAATCCGGTGATCCGCAAAGGACGGAGCGCCTATTTTTTGCAACACAATTTAGGGAAGCAAAGCCTGTGTGTGAACCTCAAAACAGAATCAGGCCGGGCGATTGTGCGCGAGTTGATTCCGCATGTGGACGTCGTCGTCGAAAACTACAGTCCCGGCGTGATGGCGCGGATGGGGTTTGCCTACAAAGATGTTCAGCCACTCAACCCACGCCTCGTCATGTGCTCCATTTCAGCATTGGGACAAACCGGGCCGCTCGCGCATCTGCCCGGCTTCGATTATATCGCGCAAGCCTATGCTGGCATTACGGAAGTCATGGGTGAGCCAGGTGAACCACCTGTGATCCCGATGGCGGCGATTGGCGATGTGAGCACCGGCGTCCACGCGTTGGCGGCAATCGCGTGTGCCTTGTTGCATCGTGAGCGTACAGGCGAAGGGCAGTATATCGATGTCTCTCTGCTCGATACCTACATTCACACGCATGACTTTGGTCTCCAAACCTATAGTGCAAGCGGTGGCAAGGCCGTCCCGACGCGTGGCGGCTCGCATCACACTGGCATGGTCCCGCTCGGAGTGTTCCGTGGGCCGAAAGGGACATTCGTGTTGATTATTGCGGCGTTGGATCATCAGTGGCGTGGACTCACCAAAGCGATGGGTCGACCGGAGATGGCTACCGATCCACGCTTCAACAGTGTGCGCAATCGTCTCAAGCATAAAGCGGCGTTGATTAACGAGGTCGAACAATGGTTGCTGTCGCTCCCGGATCGTGAGACGGCACTGACGGCACTGGAACGCGAGCGCGTGCCTGTCGCGCCGGTGCTAACGATTCCTGAAGTGCTCACCCATCCACATTTGGTCGAACGTGGCACGGTGCGTCCCATGTCTGATCCATTATTCGGGAACTTCATGTTGCCGGGATTTCCGTTTCGCTTTTCGACCGTGCCGCCGCCAGACAAAGTGACAGCGCCTGATCTGGGCGAGCATAATCAAGCCGTGCTGCACAAATATTTGCAATATGACGATGCTCGGATTGCTCAACTGGCACGAGATGGAGTGTTGGTCACCGAGCGTACGCCGCGTGAGTGA
- a CDS encoding LLM class flavin-dependent oxidoreductase: MKFGILQFFSWPERRVALPTVYQRALQRIEIMDQNNYDAVWLTEHHFSDYSVCPSIPVLGTYAAARTTRLHIGAGITLAAFYHPLRLAEELALLDILSGGRVKWGAGRGFDAREFKAFQVPMEESYDRFHEVVDIVLQAWSNERLTYQGKYFSFENVEVLPKPLQQPHPPVWMAAGTARALEWAASVGHSVLMGPHATHAELARDLAFYNQQLAAHGHTVTGRDIPMARLLAIAKTDAEAKEVARLGAQWLIKTYIDAKALFGADIDPVQRYVDSVIIHGTPERVLDHIRQLHEETPLNYLIGAPLSHETFLTFTEQVLPKLP; the protein is encoded by the coding sequence GTGAAGTTTGGTATCTTACAGTTCTTCAGTTGGCCCGAACGGCGAGTCGCATTACCCACAGTGTACCAGCGCGCGTTACAGCGCATCGAGATCATGGATCAAAACAACTATGATGCCGTCTGGCTGACCGAGCACCATTTCAGCGATTATAGTGTTTGCCCATCAATTCCGGTTCTCGGTACCTATGCTGCGGCACGAACCACACGGCTGCACATTGGGGCAGGAATCACCCTGGCAGCGTTTTATCACCCGCTCCGGTTGGCTGAAGAGTTGGCACTGCTTGATATTCTTTCAGGCGGGCGCGTGAAATGGGGTGCAGGTCGCGGTTTCGATGCCCGTGAGTTCAAAGCCTTCCAAGTACCCATGGAAGAAAGCTATGACCGTTTCCACGAGGTCGTCGACATCGTTCTGCAAGCGTGGAGCAATGAGCGTTTGACCTACCAAGGGAAATACTTCTCGTTCGAGAATGTCGAGGTGCTGCCGAAACCGTTGCAACAACCGCACCCGCCAGTATGGATGGCGGCAGGAACAGCACGAGCGTTGGAGTGGGCAGCGTCAGTGGGACATTCTGTGCTCATGGGTCCGCACGCGACGCACGCTGAACTCGCAAGAGATCTTGCCTTCTATAACCAGCAACTCGCAGCCCACGGCCATACGGTCACAGGCCGAGACATTCCTATGGCCCGGCTTTTAGCGATCGCGAAGACGGATGCCGAAGCAAAGGAAGTAGCACGGCTGGGTGCGCAGTGGCTCATCAAAACCTATATCGATGCCAAAGCGCTGTTTGGAGCTGACATCGATCCAGTGCAGCGCTATGTCGATTCAGTTATCATCCACGGCACACCAGAGCGCGTGTTGGATCACATTCGCCAGCTCCACGAAGAGACGCCGCTCAATTATCTGATTGGTGCCCCCCTCAGCCATGAAACCTTTCTCACCTTTACCGAGCAGGTCTTACCCAAGTTACCGTAA
- a CDS encoding hydroxymethylglutaryl-CoA lyase, with the protein MALPTTVKIVDLTARDGLEGIKRLIPVDFRVELINHLTEAGFPSIEVGEFVSPKVIPAMQFTEEVNQRITQKPGVEYSALVPNMRGFSGALAAGVKYITIFASATETFSHANINCSIEQSFERFAPVVAAAKEHAMHVRGALSCVVGCPFEGEVDPKKVAPLAARLYNMGCYEIALGDSIGVGTPKSIKALIQACVDVGVPASVLTAHFHNTCGMALANCYAAMEMGVTVLESACGGLGGCPNAPGASGNLASEELLYMLKGLGIETGVNLEKAVAIGQWVTKSLNHRLDSKVNESMMNPNMTYFGKVGYRVEPVAEHVATV; encoded by the coding sequence ATGGCATTACCGACAACTGTTAAAATCGTAGATCTCACTGCTCGTGACGGACTGGAAGGCATCAAACGCCTTATTCCGGTTGACTTTCGCGTTGAACTCATCAACCATCTCACGGAGGCGGGGTTTCCGTCTATCGAAGTGGGCGAATTCGTCAGCCCCAAAGTCATCCCGGCGATGCAATTCACCGAAGAGGTGAATCAACGCATCACACAAAAGCCAGGTGTAGAGTACAGCGCGTTAGTTCCCAATATGCGCGGCTTCAGTGGGGCACTCGCCGCCGGGGTCAAATACATCACCATTTTCGCGAGCGCGACTGAAACCTTCAGCCACGCCAACATCAATTGTTCAATCGAGCAGAGCTTTGAACGATTCGCGCCGGTCGTTGCCGCAGCCAAGGAGCATGCGATGCACGTACGTGGGGCCTTGTCATGCGTCGTTGGCTGCCCATTCGAAGGTGAGGTCGATCCGAAGAAAGTTGCGCCTCTCGCTGCACGTTTGTACAACATGGGTTGTTACGAAATTGCCCTTGGCGATAGCATCGGCGTCGGCACCCCAAAGTCAATCAAAGCGCTGATTCAGGCCTGTGTCGATGTGGGTGTTCCAGCCTCAGTGCTCACCGCGCATTTTCACAATACCTGCGGTATGGCGCTGGCGAATTGCTACGCCGCAATGGAAATGGGCGTAACGGTTCTCGAAAGCGCCTGCGGCGGCTTAGGTGGTTGTCCCAACGCGCCTGGTGCCTCAGGAAATCTTGCCTCTGAAGAGTTGCTCTACATGCTGAAAGGCCTCGGCATTGAAACCGGCGTCAATCTGGAAAAGGCGGTAGCAATCGGACAATGGGTCACTAAGAGTTTGAATCACCGACTCGACTCAAAAGTCAACGAGTCGATGATGAATCCAAACATGACGTACTTTGGCAAAGTCGGGTATCGAGTTGAACCAGTGGCGGAGCATGTGGCGACGGTCTAA